A genomic region of Daphnia carinata strain CSIRO-1 chromosome 5, CSIRO_AGI_Dcar_HiC_V3, whole genome shotgun sequence contains the following coding sequences:
- the LOC130696622 gene encoding aladin-like isoform X1, with protein MSSQLIGMESFREYSSFAADDFVHTDLSKTHVENQLPKVNINVPVLPPTKFPRNEAALAFIPIKDGDKITIWKQFLFTWRTQGIYQALELLSQTDLKKYSASQMTYGLVTLWKTVKVVQHVFMPLSNMSSGIDTITMFSHTKDWSTSPARYLAWHPHCNKLAVATRDDTVLVYTGSASTPVVVRHSSQKNISSMSWRPLCSAQLAVGCASGVALWTVDPASLGTRPSASCLTTLPHPTSINSVAWDPQGKFLASGSAQDSSLYIWNVENREATLLQKIRGGGYTFLTWSPTGDRLLACTPGNVFKIWETRTWSAEIWDVMNGYVQSAAWSPCGTKAIFADSAQPTLYCVSKICSTKAATVVADFTETQSSEATGRLSRLVQDLAWDSRGERLAVTFRSSDYVALFRTRYSPTLSLFPCGILKGEPDEVASTIQFKPDFENGALLTVAWSSGRIQHVPFSFLPQHLET; from the exons ATGTCTTCTCAGTTAATCGGTATGGAATCTTTTCGGGAATATAGCTCATTTGCGGCTGACGATTTTGTTCATACGGACCTATCTAAAACGCACGTG GAAAACCAACTACCAAAAGTCAACATAAATGTTCCAGTATTACCACCTACCAAATTTCCTAGAAATGAAGCTGCCCTAGCGTTCATTCCAATAAAAGATGGTGACAAAATCACTATATGGAAACAATTCCTCTTTACTTG GAGGACCCAAGGTATCTATCAAGCTTTAGAATTACTATCACAAacggatttgaaaaaatattcagCAAGCCAAATGACCTATGGATTAGTAACTCTTTGGAAGACTGTTAAAGTGGTTCAACATGTTTTCATGCCACTTTCAAAT ATGTCATCTGGTATTGACACTATCACTATGTTTTCACACACCAAAGATTGGTCTACCAGCCCTGCCAGATATCTTGCCTGGCATCCACACTGCAATAAGCTTGCAGTGGCTACTAGAGATGACACAGTTCTTGTGTATACGGGGTCCGCTTCCACTCCAGTCGTTGTCCGCCATTCGTcgcaaaaaaatatttcgtcCATGTCGTGGAG GCCCTTGTGCTCGGCTCAGTTGGCTGTCGGTTGTGCTTCGGGAGTAGCTCTTTGGACGGTGGATCCCGCTTCGTTAGGAACTCGCCCATCGGCTTCGTGCTTGACCACTTTACCTCATCCAACATCAATTAATTCCGTCGCTTGGGATCCTCAa GGTAAGTTTTTGGCTTCCGGTAGCGCACAAGATTCGTCACTCTACATTTGGAACGTCGAAAATCGTGAAGCTACCCTTCTTCAGAAAATCCGCGGAGGGGGATACACTTTTCTGACTTGGAGCCCGACTGGAGATCGCCTTTTAGCCTGTACACCAGGCAATGTTTTCAA AATATGGGAAACCCGAACATGGTCGGCCGAGATATGGGATGTGATGAATGGTTATGTTCAGTCAGCAGCATGGAGTCCTTGTGGAACCAAAGCTATTTTTGCCGATTCTGCTCAGCCTACTCTTTATTGCGTGTCGAAA ATCTGTTCCACTAAAGCGGCAACTGTGGTAGCTGACTTTACAGAAACCCAATCTTCGGAAGCAACGGG TAGATTAAGCAGACTGGTACAAGATCTTGCATGGGACTCTCGAGGCGAGAGATTGGCTGTCACCTTTCGCAGCTCGGATTATGTTGCACTTTTTCGCACACGATACTCGCCAACGTTGAGTTTGTTTCCATG TGGTATATTAAAGGGTGAACCTGATGAAGTGGCATCTACGATACAATTCAAAcctgattttgaaaatggcgcGTTACTCACTGtg GCCTGGTCCTCTGGTCGAATTCAACATGTGCCCTTTTCATTCCTCCCGCAGCATCTTGAAACTTAA
- the LOC130696622 gene encoding aladin-like isoform X3: MSSQLIGMESFREYSSFAADDFVHTDLSKTHVENQLPKVNINVPVLPPTKFPRNEAALAFIPIKDGDKITIWKQFLFTWRTQGIYQALELLSQTDLKKYSASQMTYGLVTLWKTVKVVQHVFMPLSNMSSGIDTITMFSHTKDWSTSPARYLAWHPHCNKLAVATRDDTVLVYTGSASTPVVVRHSSQKNISSMSWRPLCSAQLAVGCASGVALWTVDPASLGTRPSASCLTTLPHPTSINSVAWDPQGKFLASGSAQDSSLYIWNVENREATLLQKIRGGGYTFLTWSPTGDRLLACTPGNVFKIWETRTWSAEIWDVMNGYVQSAAWSPCGTKAIFADSAQPTLYCVSKICSTKAATVVADFTETQSSEATGLVQDLAWDSRGERLAVTFRSSDYVALFRTRYSPTLSLFPCGILKGEPDEVASTIQFKPDFENGALLTVAWSSGRIQHVPFSFLPQHLET; this comes from the exons ATGTCTTCTCAGTTAATCGGTATGGAATCTTTTCGGGAATATAGCTCATTTGCGGCTGACGATTTTGTTCATACGGACCTATCTAAAACGCACGTG GAAAACCAACTACCAAAAGTCAACATAAATGTTCCAGTATTACCACCTACCAAATTTCCTAGAAATGAAGCTGCCCTAGCGTTCATTCCAATAAAAGATGGTGACAAAATCACTATATGGAAACAATTCCTCTTTACTTG GAGGACCCAAGGTATCTATCAAGCTTTAGAATTACTATCACAAacggatttgaaaaaatattcagCAAGCCAAATGACCTATGGATTAGTAACTCTTTGGAAGACTGTTAAAGTGGTTCAACATGTTTTCATGCCACTTTCAAAT ATGTCATCTGGTATTGACACTATCACTATGTTTTCACACACCAAAGATTGGTCTACCAGCCCTGCCAGATATCTTGCCTGGCATCCACACTGCAATAAGCTTGCAGTGGCTACTAGAGATGACACAGTTCTTGTGTATACGGGGTCCGCTTCCACTCCAGTCGTTGTCCGCCATTCGTcgcaaaaaaatatttcgtcCATGTCGTGGAG GCCCTTGTGCTCGGCTCAGTTGGCTGTCGGTTGTGCTTCGGGAGTAGCTCTTTGGACGGTGGATCCCGCTTCGTTAGGAACTCGCCCATCGGCTTCGTGCTTGACCACTTTACCTCATCCAACATCAATTAATTCCGTCGCTTGGGATCCTCAa GGTAAGTTTTTGGCTTCCGGTAGCGCACAAGATTCGTCACTCTACATTTGGAACGTCGAAAATCGTGAAGCTACCCTTCTTCAGAAAATCCGCGGAGGGGGATACACTTTTCTGACTTGGAGCCCGACTGGAGATCGCCTTTTAGCCTGTACACCAGGCAATGTTTTCAA AATATGGGAAACCCGAACATGGTCGGCCGAGATATGGGATGTGATGAATGGTTATGTTCAGTCAGCAGCATGGAGTCCTTGTGGAACCAAAGCTATTTTTGCCGATTCTGCTCAGCCTACTCTTTATTGCGTGTCGAAA ATCTGTTCCACTAAAGCGGCAACTGTGGTAGCTGACTTTACAGAAACCCAATCTTCGGAAGCAACGGG ACTGGTACAAGATCTTGCATGGGACTCTCGAGGCGAGAGATTGGCTGTCACCTTTCGCAGCTCGGATTATGTTGCACTTTTTCGCACACGATACTCGCCAACGTTGAGTTTGTTTCCATG TGGTATATTAAAGGGTGAACCTGATGAAGTGGCATCTACGATACAATTCAAAcctgattttgaaaatggcgcGTTACTCACTGtg GCCTGGTCCTCTGGTCGAATTCAACATGTGCCCTTTTCATTCCTCCCGCAGCATCTTGAAACTTAA
- the LOC130696622 gene encoding aladin-like isoform X2, whose product MSSQLIGMESFREYSSFAADDFVHTDLSKTHVENQLPKVNINVPVLPPTKFPRNEAALAFIPIKDGDKITIWKQFLFTWRTQGIYQALELLSQTDLKKYSASQMTYGLVTLWKTVKVVQHVFMPLSNMSSGIDTITMFSHTKDWSTSPARYLAWHPHCNKLAVATRDDTVLVYTGSASTPVVVRHSSQKNISSMSWRPLCSAQLAVGCASGVALWTVDPASLGTRPSASCLTTLPHPTSINSVAWDPQGKFLASGSAQDSSLYIWNVENREATLLQKIRGGGYTFLTWSPTGDRLLACTPGNVFKIWETRTWSAEIWDVMNGYVQSAAWSPCGTKAIFADSAQPTLYCVSKICSTKAATVVADFTETQSSEATGLSRLVQDLAWDSRGERLAVTFRSSDYVALFRTRYSPTLSLFPCGILKGEPDEVASTIQFKPDFENGALLTVAWSSGRIQHVPFSFLPQHLET is encoded by the exons ATGTCTTCTCAGTTAATCGGTATGGAATCTTTTCGGGAATATAGCTCATTTGCGGCTGACGATTTTGTTCATACGGACCTATCTAAAACGCACGTG GAAAACCAACTACCAAAAGTCAACATAAATGTTCCAGTATTACCACCTACCAAATTTCCTAGAAATGAAGCTGCCCTAGCGTTCATTCCAATAAAAGATGGTGACAAAATCACTATATGGAAACAATTCCTCTTTACTTG GAGGACCCAAGGTATCTATCAAGCTTTAGAATTACTATCACAAacggatttgaaaaaatattcagCAAGCCAAATGACCTATGGATTAGTAACTCTTTGGAAGACTGTTAAAGTGGTTCAACATGTTTTCATGCCACTTTCAAAT ATGTCATCTGGTATTGACACTATCACTATGTTTTCACACACCAAAGATTGGTCTACCAGCCCTGCCAGATATCTTGCCTGGCATCCACACTGCAATAAGCTTGCAGTGGCTACTAGAGATGACACAGTTCTTGTGTATACGGGGTCCGCTTCCACTCCAGTCGTTGTCCGCCATTCGTcgcaaaaaaatatttcgtcCATGTCGTGGAG GCCCTTGTGCTCGGCTCAGTTGGCTGTCGGTTGTGCTTCGGGAGTAGCTCTTTGGACGGTGGATCCCGCTTCGTTAGGAACTCGCCCATCGGCTTCGTGCTTGACCACTTTACCTCATCCAACATCAATTAATTCCGTCGCTTGGGATCCTCAa GGTAAGTTTTTGGCTTCCGGTAGCGCACAAGATTCGTCACTCTACATTTGGAACGTCGAAAATCGTGAAGCTACCCTTCTTCAGAAAATCCGCGGAGGGGGATACACTTTTCTGACTTGGAGCCCGACTGGAGATCGCCTTTTAGCCTGTACACCAGGCAATGTTTTCAA AATATGGGAAACCCGAACATGGTCGGCCGAGATATGGGATGTGATGAATGGTTATGTTCAGTCAGCAGCATGGAGTCCTTGTGGAACCAAAGCTATTTTTGCCGATTCTGCTCAGCCTACTCTTTATTGCGTGTCGAAA ATCTGTTCCACTAAAGCGGCAACTGTGGTAGCTGACTTTACAGAAACCCAATCTTCGGAAGCAACGGG ATTAAGCAGACTGGTACAAGATCTTGCATGGGACTCTCGAGGCGAGAGATTGGCTGTCACCTTTCGCAGCTCGGATTATGTTGCACTTTTTCGCACACGATACTCGCCAACGTTGAGTTTGTTTCCATG TGGTATATTAAAGGGTGAACCTGATGAAGTGGCATCTACGATACAATTCAAAcctgattttgaaaatggcgcGTTACTCACTGtg GCCTGGTCCTCTGGTCGAATTCAACATGTGCCCTTTTCATTCCTCCCGCAGCATCTTGAAACTTAA
- the LOC130696598 gene encoding palmitoyltransferase ZDHHC17-like isoform X1, protein MSGQPPVEEHSNDNNTCVDQQYKTWDIVKATQYGIFSRCKEIIDEGYDVNQRDDENVTLLHWASINNRKELVNLYINHGAQVDAVGGKLLATPLHWAVRQGHLATAILLIKHGADPMVYDGEGFQSLHLAAQFGHTAVCAYLLSHGVPVNSPDMQGMTPLMWAVFRTTTVDPARLLASLGASVTSQDNNGNTALHWAIESRNVSAISLLLDKNASLDVPNGKGATCFKLLVQDKPPWLGPRLLQRILDRAVQCDKEAREDHLACIKGLKNARNYKKLRHWFLVGSPFVLFFILGTLFQSALNYYLKAALLLLTIFCLNLFGRLCSISSDATMESLPVSIYLATKWWVLVTWFLWLASSVDWITNVAFTLSATGLCYAFYKTWNNDPGTISLSLDEKYQTIKQLAEFGPGFEPQHFCSCCLLRRPIRSKHCSNCNKCVARFDHHCPWVGNCIGLNNHRFFIYYLFLLSVSCVIFIFGAVNFWNKKCNMHAGLGVLYCDGWVTFMSANAALHAVWVTALLSCQLYQVLILGMTTNERLNASRYKHFHRAPKKTSWLKKTKYSSPFDRGILKNAAEFFHIRIGGGGGFSHQRTRDVDWKNEFNMDRWMNDDEDELIRKGSVNNV, encoded by the exons ATGTCAGGCCAACCTCCTGTTGAAGAACATTCTAATGACAATAATACCTGTGTTGACCAACAATACAAAACATGGGATATAGTGAAAGCAACACAG TATGGCATATTCAGCAGATGTAAAGAAATTATAGATGAAGGATATGATGTAAACCAAAGAGATGACGAGAAT GTGACACTTCTCCATTGGGCTTCAATCAATAATAGGAAAGAACTTGTTAATTTGTATATAAACCATGGTGCCCAGGTTGATGCAGTTGGTGGTAAATTACTTGCCACTCCTTTACATTGGGCTGTCCG GCAGGGCCATTTAGCCACGGcaattttattgataaaaCATGGTGCTGATCCCATGGTTTATGATGGTGAAGGATTTCAATCACTTCATTTGGCAGCTCAGTTTGGACATACTGCTGTTTGTGCTTATCTTTTATCTCATGGAGTCCCAGTCAACAGTCCAGATATGCAAGGGATGACTCCACTCATGTGGGCTGTCTTCAGGACTACAAC TGTTGATCCTGCTCGTTTACTTGCCTCTCTTGGTGCTAGTGTGACTTCTCAGGACAATAATGGCAACACAGCTCTCCATTGGGCAATAGAGTCTCGCAATGTTTCAGCGATATCTTTGCTACTGGACAAGAATGCTTCATTGGATGTTCCCAATGGAAAG GGTGCAACATGCTTCAAATTGCTAGTCCAAGACAAACCTCCCTGGTTGGGGCCTCGTTTGTTACAGAGAATACTGGATCGTGCAGTTCAGTGCGATAAAGAGGCGCGTGAAGACCACCTTGCGTGCATTAAGGGCTTAAAAAATGCGCGAAATTATAAA AAACTACGGCACTGGTTTCTTGTTGGAAGTCCAtttgttctgtttttcattttgggtACCTTATTCCAAAGTGCGCTAAACTATTATCTGAAGGCAGCGCTGCTATTGCTGACTATTTTTTGTCTAAACCTATTTGGCCGACTATGTTCCATTTCGTCTGACGCAACTATGGAATCGCTGCCAGTATCCATCTACTTGGCCACAAAG TGGTGGGTGCTGGTCACTTGGTTTTTATGGTTGGCTTCTAGTGTAGATTGGATAACGAATGTGGCTTTTACTTTGTCCGCTACTGGCCTATGCTATGCTTTTTACAAGACGTGGAATAACGATCCGGGCacaatttctctttctctagACGAAAAGTATCAA ACAATTAAGCAATTGGCAGAGTTTGGTCCCGGTTTTGAACCGCAACATTTTTGTAGCTGCTGTTTATTGAGAAGACCTATTCGTTCCAAACACTGCTCCAATTGTAATAAGTGCGTTGCCCGATTCGATCATCACTGCCCTTGGGTAGGAAACTGCATAG GTCTTAACAACCATcgcttctttatttattatctttttctaCTCTCGGTATCATGTgtgatattcatttttggagCCGTAAATTTTTGGAATAAAAAGTGCAACATGCATGCAG GACTTGGCGTTCTTTATTGTGACGGATGGGTAACTTTCATGTCCGCCAATGCTGCTTTACATGCAGTATGGGTTACTGCGCTGCTGAGCTGTCAGCTTTATCAG GTTTTAATCCTAGGAATGACAACAAATGAAAGACTTAATGCTTCCAGATACAAACACTTCCACCGGGCTCCTAAAAAAACGTCGTGgctcaaaaaaacaaaatattcaagtCCGTTTGATAGaggcattttgaaaaatgcggCCGAGTTCTTCCATATACGCATAGGTGGTGGAGGTGGATTCTCCCACCAGCGAACACGTGACGTCGattggaaaaatgaatttaacaTGGACAGGTGGATGAATGATGACGAAGACGAGTTAATCCGAAAAGGAAGTGTGAATAATGTTTGA
- the LOC130696598 gene encoding palmitoyltransferase Hip14-like isoform X2, with amino-acid sequence MSGQPPVEEHSNDNNTCVDQQYKTWDIVKATQYGIFSRCKEIIDEGYDVNQRDDENVTLLHWASINNRKELVNLYINHGAQVDAVGGKLLATPLHWAVRQGHLATAILLIKHGADPMVYDGEGFQSLHLAAQFGHTAVCAYLLSHGVPVNSPDMQGMTPLMWAVFRTTTVDPARLLASLGASVTSQDNNGNTALHWAIESRNVSAISLLLDKNASLDVPNGKGATCFKLLVQDKPPWLGPRLLQRILDRAVQCDKEAREDHLACIKGLKNARNYKKLRHWFLVGSPFVLFFILGTLFQSALNYYLKAALLLLTIFCLNLFGRLCSISSDATMESLPVSIYLATKTIKQLAEFGPGFEPQHFCSCCLLRRPIRSKHCSNCNKCVARFDHHCPWVGNCIGLNNHRFFIYYLFLLSVSCVIFIFGAVNFWNKKCNMHAGLGVLYCDGWVTFMSANAALHAVWVTALLSCQLYQVLILGMTTNERLNASRYKHFHRAPKKTSWLKKTKYSSPFDRGILKNAAEFFHIRIGGGGGFSHQRTRDVDWKNEFNMDRWMNDDEDELIRKGSVNNV; translated from the exons ATGTCAGGCCAACCTCCTGTTGAAGAACATTCTAATGACAATAATACCTGTGTTGACCAACAATACAAAACATGGGATATAGTGAAAGCAACACAG TATGGCATATTCAGCAGATGTAAAGAAATTATAGATGAAGGATATGATGTAAACCAAAGAGATGACGAGAAT GTGACACTTCTCCATTGGGCTTCAATCAATAATAGGAAAGAACTTGTTAATTTGTATATAAACCATGGTGCCCAGGTTGATGCAGTTGGTGGTAAATTACTTGCCACTCCTTTACATTGGGCTGTCCG GCAGGGCCATTTAGCCACGGcaattttattgataaaaCATGGTGCTGATCCCATGGTTTATGATGGTGAAGGATTTCAATCACTTCATTTGGCAGCTCAGTTTGGACATACTGCTGTTTGTGCTTATCTTTTATCTCATGGAGTCCCAGTCAACAGTCCAGATATGCAAGGGATGACTCCACTCATGTGGGCTGTCTTCAGGACTACAAC TGTTGATCCTGCTCGTTTACTTGCCTCTCTTGGTGCTAGTGTGACTTCTCAGGACAATAATGGCAACACAGCTCTCCATTGGGCAATAGAGTCTCGCAATGTTTCAGCGATATCTTTGCTACTGGACAAGAATGCTTCATTGGATGTTCCCAATGGAAAG GGTGCAACATGCTTCAAATTGCTAGTCCAAGACAAACCTCCCTGGTTGGGGCCTCGTTTGTTACAGAGAATACTGGATCGTGCAGTTCAGTGCGATAAAGAGGCGCGTGAAGACCACCTTGCGTGCATTAAGGGCTTAAAAAATGCGCGAAATTATAAA AAACTACGGCACTGGTTTCTTGTTGGAAGTCCAtttgttctgtttttcattttgggtACCTTATTCCAAAGTGCGCTAAACTATTATCTGAAGGCAGCGCTGCTATTGCTGACTATTTTTTGTCTAAACCTATTTGGCCGACTATGTTCCATTTCGTCTGACGCAACTATGGAATCGCTGCCAGTATCCATCTACTTGGCCACAAAG ACAATTAAGCAATTGGCAGAGTTTGGTCCCGGTTTTGAACCGCAACATTTTTGTAGCTGCTGTTTATTGAGAAGACCTATTCGTTCCAAACACTGCTCCAATTGTAATAAGTGCGTTGCCCGATTCGATCATCACTGCCCTTGGGTAGGAAACTGCATAG GTCTTAACAACCATcgcttctttatttattatctttttctaCTCTCGGTATCATGTgtgatattcatttttggagCCGTAAATTTTTGGAATAAAAAGTGCAACATGCATGCAG GACTTGGCGTTCTTTATTGTGACGGATGGGTAACTTTCATGTCCGCCAATGCTGCTTTACATGCAGTATGGGTTACTGCGCTGCTGAGCTGTCAGCTTTATCAG GTTTTAATCCTAGGAATGACAACAAATGAAAGACTTAATGCTTCCAGATACAAACACTTCCACCGGGCTCCTAAAAAAACGTCGTGgctcaaaaaaacaaaatattcaagtCCGTTTGATAGaggcattttgaaaaatgcggCCGAGTTCTTCCATATACGCATAGGTGGTGGAGGTGGATTCTCCCACCAGCGAACACGTGACGTCGattggaaaaatgaatttaacaTGGACAGGTGGATGAATGATGACGAAGACGAGTTAATCCGAAAAGGAAGTGTGAATAATGTTTGA